A stretch of the Candidatus Paceibacterota bacterium genome encodes the following:
- a CDS encoding 23S rRNA (pseudouridine(1915)-N(3))-methyltransferase RlmH — protein MKILFLFGGGKWDNDALLLKDSYTVKIARSASIEERLITGKGKTPDELRDGESTAMLITMKPTDYVIVFDERGKKFSSEKFAELLERAEQDGKRVVIAVGGAYGMNDEVRARAQNIVAFSDMIFPHDLARIMAMEQVYRGLAIQKGSPYHHAG, from the coding sequence ATGAAAATACTCTTTCTTTTTGGCGGAGGGAAATGGGATAACGATGCCCTCCTGCTCAAGGATTCGTATACTGTGAAAATCGCACGCTCAGCTTCGATTGAGGAGCGGCTCATTACGGGGAAAGGTAAAACACCAGATGAACTTCGCGATGGCGAGAGCACTGCTATGCTCATCACTATGAAGCCAACGGACTATGTCATCGTATTCGATGAACGCGGAAAGAAGTTCTCATCAGAAAAATTTGCTGAGCTCCTCGAGCGTGCAGAGCAGGACGGCAAGCGTGTAGTGATTGCCGTGGGTGGAGCATATGGAATGAATGATGAAGTCCGTGCGCGTGCGCAAAACATCGTTGCATTTAGTGACATGATCTTCCCGCACGATCTCGCACGTATCATGGCGATGGAGCAAGTGTATCGAGGGTTGGCTATTCAGAAGGGCTCCCCCTACCACCACGCAGGTTAA
- a CDS encoding Tex family protein has protein sequence MLPTIEQRLATLLHAKATQIIAAIKLLDEGSTVPFIARYRKEVTGSLDDTQLRLLEEKLRYMRELEERRTAIIASIEEQGKMTPELLASIQQAEDKTRLEDLYLPYKPKRRTKAQIAIEAGLDVLAESLLKDPRLNPETEAVKFLRPAFKVEAGENPGVPDTKTALEGARAILMERFAEEAELLKSLRGYIIKHGVVDAKVNEGKEKEGEKFADYFDYNEPLVHIPSHRALALLRAQNEGILSINLRLDSEKERPKLSDPHNPCEERIADQYHIEDRGRPADPWLLDTVRLSWRGKIFPHLETDLMGKLREHAEEEAINVFARNLKALLLAAPAGHRVTMGLDPGLRTGTKVAVVDATGKVLEHATIYPHQPHNDWEGALKTLTSLAKKHHVSLLSIGNGTASRETDKLAIELIKREPELKLAKLVVSEAGASVYSASAYASKELPDLDVSIRGAVSIARRLQDPLAELVKIDPKSIGVGQYQHDVNQPDLARSLDAVVEDCVNAVGVDVNTASSPLLARVSGLSASVAQAIVAFREKKGMFHTRKELHDVPRLGDKAFEQAAGFLRITNGEDPLDASGVHPESYPVVKKILKDLKLSLKEVIGKSEVLKAIEPAKYADAQFGIPTITDIIKELEKPGRDPRPEFKTATFTEGVETLKDLKKGMVLEGVVTNVAAFGVFVDIGVHQDGLIHISQLSDTFVKDPHTIVKVGDVVNVEVMEVEVERKRIGLKRVK, from the coding sequence ATGCTTCCTACCATCGAACAACGACTTGCAACCCTGCTCCACGCGAAAGCCACCCAGATTATTGCCGCAATCAAATTACTCGACGAGGGCTCGACTGTTCCATTCATTGCTCGTTATCGCAAAGAAGTTACCGGTAGTCTCGACGATACTCAATTGCGCCTCCTTGAAGAGAAATTGCGCTACATGCGTGAGCTTGAGGAGCGCCGCACTGCGATTATTGCCTCCATCGAGGAGCAAGGCAAGATGACACCCGAACTTCTTGCATCGATTCAGCAAGCAGAAGACAAAACGCGACTCGAGGACCTCTACCTCCCCTACAAGCCAAAGCGTCGCACAAAGGCACAGATTGCAATCGAAGCTGGACTTGATGTACTTGCTGAAAGTCTTCTCAAAGACCCGAGACTCAATCCTGAAACTGAAGCAGTCAAGTTTTTGCGTCCCGCATTCAAGGTCGAAGCTGGAGAAAATCCTGGAGTACCCGACACAAAGACCGCCCTCGAAGGCGCACGTGCAATCCTCATGGAGCGCTTCGCCGAAGAAGCAGAACTCCTGAAATCACTCCGTGGCTACATCATCAAGCACGGCGTCGTCGACGCGAAGGTTAATGAAGGAAAAGAAAAGGAAGGAGAAAAGTTTGCAGACTATTTCGACTACAATGAACCATTAGTACACATTCCCTCACATCGCGCACTTGCACTACTCCGCGCCCAGAACGAGGGAATCCTTTCGATAAACTTGAGGCTCGATAGTGAAAAAGAGCGTCCGAAACTTTCGGATCCACACAATCCATGCGAGGAACGTATCGCAGATCAGTATCATATCGAAGACCGAGGACGCCCCGCAGACCCCTGGCTTCTTGATACAGTACGCCTCTCCTGGAGAGGAAAGATATTTCCTCATCTTGAGACTGATCTTATGGGCAAGTTGCGTGAGCATGCGGAGGAAGAAGCGATCAATGTATTCGCGCGCAATCTCAAGGCGCTTCTCCTTGCAGCACCTGCAGGACACCGTGTCACAATGGGACTTGACCCGGGCCTCCGCACTGGGACAAAGGTTGCTGTTGTTGATGCAACAGGCAAAGTACTTGAACATGCAACCATTTACCCACACCAGCCACACAATGATTGGGAGGGTGCACTCAAAACACTAACCAGTCTTGCGAAGAAACATCATGTTTCACTACTCTCCATCGGCAATGGCACCGCTTCGCGTGAAACAGATAAACTTGCAATTGAACTCATTAAACGTGAACCCGAACTCAAACTCGCAAAACTCGTTGTCTCTGAGGCGGGCGCATCAGTATACTCTGCATCGGCATATGCATCAAAAGAATTACCCGATCTCGATGTTTCCATTCGTGGCGCAGTGTCCATCGCACGTCGCTTACAGGACCCACTCGCGGAACTTGTGAAAATCGATCCGAAATCGATCGGTGTTGGACAATATCAACATGACGTGAATCAACCTGACCTCGCACGCTCACTTGATGCTGTCGTCGAAGATTGTGTGAATGCAGTCGGGGTCGATGTGAATACCGCCTCGAGCCCACTCCTTGCGCGCGTGTCTGGACTTTCAGCAAGTGTCGCACAAGCAATCGTTGCTTTTCGTGAGAAGAAAGGAATGTTTCACACCCGCAAAGAACTCCATGATGTTCCTCGCCTGGGAGACAAGGCGTTCGAGCAGGCAGCAGGATTCTTGCGCATCACAAATGGCGAGGATCCACTCGATGCCTCAGGTGTCCACCCTGAGTCCTATCCTGTCGTTAAGAAGATATTGAAGGACTTAAAGCTCAGTCTGAAGGAGGTCATCGGAAAAAGTGAAGTACTCAAGGCTATTGAGCCAGCCAAGTATGCGGATGCACAGTTCGGTATTCCAACAATTACCGATATCATCAAAGAGCTCGAGAAGCCTGGCCGTGATCCACGACCTGAGTTCAAAACTGCGACATTTACTGAAGGAGTAGAGACACTCAAGGACTTAAAGAAAGGAATGGTGCTTGAAGGAGTAGTAACGAATGTCGCTGCGTTCGGAGTATTCGTTGACATCGGCGTGCATCAAGACGGACTCATTCATATCTCACAGCTCTCAGATACTTTTGTGAAAGATCCCCACACCATCGTGAAGGTGGGTGATGTGGTAAATGTCGAAGTGATGGAGGTGGAGGTAGAGAGGAAAAGGATAGGACTGAAAAGGGTGAAATAA